The nucleotide window TCGCCCAGCAATTCTTCATTAGTAAACGGGCCATAACATTCAGCTGTGTCGAAAAAAGTAACACCCTTTTCAAATGCTGTTCTGATTAATTTAATAGCTTCCTGTTTCTCTGTTGCAGGTCCGTAGCCAAAGCTTAAACCCATACATCCTAATCCTAAAGCCGAAACTTCTAATCCTTGATTTCCTAATATTCTTTTTTGCATTTTAATTTTTTTGTATGATTAATTTCTAATTCTTTTTCAAAGGTGCTTCCACATCCGAAAACTGCTGTACGAAAGGCGGTAATCTCTCTCCAGCGATTTTCACAGCATCAATTTGCGTATTGAATTCTTTAAATTCGGTATTGGTGAATTTGATTTTATCCGCTCCGATATTGTCCAGCATATTTGATATTTGAGTTGTTCCCGGAATGGGCACAATCCAAGGTTTTTGATGAAGCAGCCACGCCAAAGATATCTGAGCTGGCGTCGCCTCTTTCTTCACGCTCCAGTCTTTCAGAACTTTGACTAATTTTAAATTTTGCTGAATATTTTCCGGTGAAAAACGGGTTTCATTTCCACGGATGTCACCTTGTGCAAAACGCGTGTTTTCATCAATAGCTCCTGTCAAAAAACCTACACCCAGCGGACTCCAAGGAACAAAACCAATTCCCAATTCCTCACAAAGCGGGATAATTTTCTTTTCCGGTCCGCGCCACAGCAATGAATATTCATTTTGAATAGCTGTCACAGGATGAATTTTATGCGCTCTCCTCACCGTTTCCACGCCAGGTTCTGAAAGTCCGTAATGCAGGACTTTTCCCTCTTTTATTAAATCTTGAATGGCGCCAACCACATCTTCAATCGGAACTTCTGGGTCAACACGGTGTTGATATAGCAAATCGATTCGGTCGGTTTTGAGACGCTTCAGCATTCCTTCAACAACAATTTTGATATGTTCAGGCTTGCTGTTCAGTCCGGGCAGACGTTTTCCGGTTTTCTGGTCGATGTTCCAGCCATATTTGGTTTCGATAACAATTTTATCCCGAAAAGACGAGGTGGCTTCTCCCAAGATTTTCTCACATTCAAAAGGACCGTAAGCTTCTGCGGTATCAAAAAGCGTCACACCGTTGTCGTACGCTTTCTGAATAATTCTGTGCATTTCTTTCCGGTTGGGAATTGTAGTTTGATACGTTCGGCTCATATTCTGAACGCCCAATCCGATGCTTGAAACTTCTAAAGATTTGCCCAATTTTCTACGGCTGGGGAAGCGAACCAATTTCTTTATCACCTAAATCTGACGTTGCACCTTTTGCTACATTCCCGAAAGGTAACAATACAGTTCCGACAGCTGCCAATCCGATGGTTTTTAAAATATCTCTTCTGTCCATTTTAATATTTTTAAGTCTTGATTAATTTATAAATCCAGTTTTCTTTCGCTCAGCCATTTGACCATATTCGGGTCTCTGTGGTCGAAAAACAGGCTTGCACTGGTGTCTAAAGTTGAAATCTCCTGCATTTCTTCTGCGGACAATTCAAAATCAAAAATGTCAAAATTTTCAGCCATTCTTTCTTTTCGAACCGATTTTGGAATCGCCACAACACCTCTTTGACTTAACCAACGCAGGATTATTTGAGCCACAGATTTATTATTTTTAACCGCAATCGATGCTAAAATTTCGTTTTTAAAAATATCGTTTTTACCTTCTGCGAATGGTCCCCAGGATTCGATTTGAATATTGTTTTCCTGAAGGAATTTCTGCGCTTCGACCTGCTGATGGAAAGGATGGGTTTCTATTTGGTTAATGGCCGGCGTAAATCCACTGTTCGCAATCAAATCTGCAATTCTGTCGGGATGAAAATTGGAAACGCCAATCGCTCTTACTTTTTCCTGAAAATACAGTTCCTGCATCGCTCTCCAGGAACCGAAAATATCGCCATAAGGCTGATGAATTAGATATAAATCAAGATACTCCAGCTGTAATTTATTAATTGATTTCTCAAACGCTTTCAACGTATTTTCGTAGCCAGCATCCTGAATCCAAAGTTTTGTGGTGATAAATAATTCCTCTCTCGCAACACCGCTTTTACTGATGGCATTTCCTACTGCTTCTTCGTTTCCATAAGATGAAGCTGTATCGATTAATCTGTATCCGGTTTCGATAGCCTCAAGGACTGCTTTTTCACATTCTGCCAAATCCGGCACCTGAAATACGCCGAAACCTAAAATCGGCATTTCCACACCGTTGTTTAATATTACTTTTTGCATAATTTTAAATTGATTTTAAAAAATTGATTATTCGGATAATCAACTTACTATGCAAATTTCCACCCTTATGATGAACCTTTTTGTAGACAGATTACGGTATTACCTACCAATATTACAGATGTGAAGTTTTACACTTAGAAGACATTGATTTTATAATTAGATTTGTATCAGAAAATGAAACTGCTATGAGTAATTCCGTTAATTTTGAAACCGTTAATGATTATAATCAATTTAATAATCACGAGACATTGCATCCTTTGGTGAGCGTTATTGATTTTTCAAAAGCCCACAAAAGAACAGGTTCTAAAATGAATTTTAATCTCTACTGTATTTTTCTGAAGGATGTAAAATGCGGTGACTTGAAATATGGCCGCGCAACGTACGATTATCAGGAAGGTACGCTGGTTTTTGTCTCTCCGGGACAGGTTGTGGATGTTGAAAATAAAGTAGATTTTTATCAGCCGATGGGTCACGGACTGGTTTTCCATCCCGATTTGATTAAAGGAACGCCGCTTGCCAAAAGTATTTCAGAATATGGCTTTTTCAGTTATCAAAACAATGAAGCGCTCCACTTATCTTCGAAAGAACAACAGCTTGTTTTGGAATGTTTTGCTAAAATTCAGTCAGAACTCGAGCAG belongs to Chryseobacterium sp. KACC 21268 and includes:
- a CDS encoding aldo/keto reductase, with amino-acid sequence MQKVILNNGVEMPILGFGVFQVPDLAECEKAVLEAIETGYRLIDTASSYGNEEAVGNAISKSGVAREELFITTKLWIQDAGYENTLKAFEKSINKLQLEYLDLYLIHQPYGDIFGSWRAMQELYFQEKVRAIGVSNFHPDRIADLIANSGFTPAINQIETHPFHQQVEAQKFLQENNIQIESWGPFAEGKNDIFKNEILASIAVKNNKSVAQIILRWLSQRGVVAIPKSVRKERMAENFDIFDFELSAEEMQEISTLDTSASLFFDHRDPNMVKWLSERKLDL
- a CDS encoding aldo/keto reductase, which translates into the protein MGKSLEVSSIGLGVQNMSRTYQTTIPNRKEMHRIIQKAYDNGVTLFDTAEAYGPFECEKILGEATSSFRDKIVIETKYGWNIDQKTGKRLPGLNSKPEHIKIVVEGMLKRLKTDRIDLLYQHRVDPEVPIEDVVGAIQDLIKEGKVLHYGLSEPGVETVRRAHKIHPVTAIQNEYSLLWRGPEKKIIPLCEELGIGFVPWSPLGVGFLTGAIDENTRFAQGDIRGNETRFSPENIQQNLKLVKVLKDWSVKKEATPAQISLAWLLHQKPWIVPIPGTTQISNMLDNIGADKIKFTNTEFKEFNTQIDAVKIAGERLPPFVQQFSDVEAPLKKN
- a CDS encoding helix-turn-helix domain-containing protein, coding for MSNSVNFETVNDYNQFNNHETLHPLVSVIDFSKAHKRTGSKMNFNLYCIFLKDVKCGDLKYGRATYDYQEGTLVFVSPGQVVDVENKVDFYQPMGHGLVFHPDLIKGTPLAKSISEYGFFSYQNNEALHLSSKEQQLVLECFAKIQSELEQSVDKHSKKLIASNIELFLNYCERFYDRQFITRENVNKGILEKFEELLNSYFNSEKPNSFGLPSVAFCADELNLSPNYFGDLIKKETGKTAQEYIQNKIIDVAKERVFDADKSISQIAYDLGFKYPQHLTRLFKQRVGYTPIEYRNLN